From Rhodovastum atsumiense, a single genomic window includes:
- a CDS encoding phosphatase domain-containing protein, with protein MNQPALSVWADSLLADHAVFRAVWDNFAEVIPGKLYRSSHPTPGRLARLVRRYGIRTLINLRGEKPNGSNTLSLAAAQRLGLTHLFLPFESRGAPHRDRILRFHEIYRSMTPPALIHCKSGADRAGLAAGLAVLFEGGSAEAALRQLSWRHGHISHSPTGILDAFFRLYAATGEGRMPFLDWVRDEYDEAALRASFASRGFSRFLNDHLLRRE; from the coding sequence ATGAACCAGCCAGCCCTTTCGGTCTGGGCCGACAGCCTGCTCGCCGACCACGCCGTGTTCCGGGCAGTTTGGGACAATTTCGCCGAGGTCATCCCCGGCAAGCTCTACCGCTCCAGCCACCCGACCCCCGGCCGCCTCGCCCGGCTGGTGCGCCGCTACGGCATCCGCACCTTGATCAACCTGCGCGGCGAGAAACCCAACGGGTCGAACACCCTGTCGCTGGCGGCCGCGCAGCGACTTGGCCTGACCCACCTGTTCCTGCCCTTCGAAAGCCGCGGCGCGCCCCATCGCGACCGCATCCTGCGCTTTCACGAGATCTACCGCAGCATGACCCCGCCGGCGCTGATCCACTGCAAGTCAGGCGCCGATCGCGCCGGGCTCGCCGCCGGTCTCGCGGTGCTGTTCGAAGGCGGCAGCGCCGAGGCGGCACTGCGGCAGCTCTCCTGGCGGCACGGGCATATCAGCCACAGCCCCACCGGCATCCTGGACGCGTTCTTCCGGCTGTACGCGGCCACCGGCGAAGGGCGCATGCCCTTCCTGGACTGGGTGCGCGACGAATACGACGAGGCGGCGCTGCGGGCCAGCTTCGCCAGCCGTGGGTTCAGCCGCTTCCTGAACGACCACCTGCTGCGACGCGAATAG